A single genomic interval of Chlorogloeopsis sp. ULAP01 harbors:
- a CDS encoding NADP-dependent isocitrate dehydrogenase — protein sequence MYEKITPPSTGSKITFNNGEPIVPDNPIIPFIRGDGTGIDIWPATQKVLDAAVEVAYKGERKISWFKVYAGDEACELYGTYQYLPQDTLTAIQEYGVAIKGPLTTPIGGGIRSLNVALRQIFDLYACVRPCRYYAGTPSPHKNPEKLDVIVYRENTEDIYLGIEWRQGSEIANTLIEYLNKELIPATPEHGKKQIPLDSGIGIKPISKSGSQRLVRRAIKHALQLPKHKQMVTLVHKGNIMKYTEGAFRDWGYELATSEFRASCVTERESWILSNKEKNPDLTPQANARMIDPGFDAMTEEKKAQIVKEVETVVNAIWETHGNSKWKDKVMVNDRIADSIFQQIQTRPDEYSILATMNLNGDYLSDAAAAVVGGLGMGPGANIGDQCAVFEATHGTAPKHAGLDRVNPGSVILSGVMMLEYLGWQEAANLVKKGLGDAIANRQVTYDLARLMEPPVEPLKCSEFAEAIIKHFS from the coding sequence ATGTACGAAAAAATTACCCCCCCCTCAACTGGATCAAAAATTACCTTCAACAACGGTGAGCCGATTGTTCCTGACAATCCAATTATCCCGTTTATTCGCGGCGACGGTACTGGTATTGATATTTGGCCTGCTACCCAAAAAGTGCTTGATGCTGCTGTGGAAGTGGCATACAAGGGCGAGCGGAAAATTAGCTGGTTTAAGGTTTACGCAGGTGATGAGGCTTGTGAATTATACGGAACTTATCAGTATTTACCACAGGATACCTTAACAGCAATTCAAGAATATGGTGTCGCCATCAAAGGGCCTTTGACAACTCCAATCGGCGGTGGCATTCGCTCACTTAATGTAGCTTTACGTCAAATTTTTGACCTTTATGCTTGCGTGCGTCCTTGTCGTTACTATGCAGGTACCCCTTCTCCTCATAAAAATCCAGAAAAACTTGATGTGATTGTTTATCGAGAAAATACGGAAGACATTTATTTGGGGATCGAGTGGCGACAAGGTAGCGAAATTGCCAACACCCTAATCGAATATCTCAACAAAGAACTCATTCCTGCTACACCAGAACACGGTAAAAAGCAAATTCCCCTAGATTCTGGTATTGGCATTAAACCCATTAGTAAATCAGGTTCTCAGCGTTTAGTACGGCGTGCCATCAAACACGCTTTGCAATTACCCAAGCACAAGCAAATGGTGACTTTAGTCCACAAGGGCAATATTATGAAGTATACCGAAGGCGCTTTCCGTGATTGGGGTTACGAACTGGCAACGAGCGAGTTTCGCGCTTCATGCGTTACAGAGCGAGAATCTTGGATTTTGAGCAACAAAGAAAAAAACCCCGATCTAACTCCACAAGCAAATGCACGGATGATTGATCCTGGGTTTGATGCCATGACTGAGGAGAAAAAAGCTCAAATTGTCAAGGAAGTGGAAACAGTTGTTAATGCAATTTGGGAAACGCACGGAAATAGCAAGTGGAAAGATAAGGTGATGGTAAACGATCGCATTGCTGATAGTATTTTCCAACAAATCCAAACCAGACCGGATGAATATTCTATCCTGGCGACAATGAATTTGAATGGTGATTACTTGTCTGATGCGGCAGCAGCAGTTGTTGGTGGATTAGGCATGGGGCCGGGTGCTAATATTGGCGATCAATGTGCCGTTTTTGAAGCTACCCACGGTACAGCACCAAAACATGCAGGGCTAGATCGAGTTAATCCTGGCTCGGTAATTTTATCTGGTGTGATGATGCTGGAGTATCTGGGATGGCAAGAAGCAGCAAACTTGGTTAAGAAAGGTTTAGGAGATGCGATCGCTAATCGGCAAGTTACTTATGACTTGGCAAGATTAATGGAACCACCAGTAGAACCCTTGAAGTGTTCTGAATTCGCTGAGGCGATTATCAAGCACTTTAGTTAA
- a CDS encoding DUF6658 family protein has translation MNKVIAWIKKVNLRQILMVFVAGILLFFTQACGSAGATLPGQNGVQPRQASQPNVRPNSEIYVPKGDNVLNPPEGGMNNFSDVDPRSKGGASQAKARAEFLKENSAQLQSEKSTNNPGEAASRIGSDAGRLGRNIQQKAGDVGEKAQGTAEDFAKGARKGLENIKENIQDAGNYAKEVGRDTVGNPRS, from the coding sequence ATGAACAAAGTAATTGCTTGGATCAAGAAAGTTAACTTGCGTCAAATTCTGATGGTTTTTGTAGCAGGAATTCTATTATTCTTTACTCAGGCTTGTGGTAGTGCTGGTGCAACACTGCCTGGACAAAATGGTGTACAGCCCCGCCAAGCTTCCCAGCCTAATGTTAGACCGAATTCAGAAATATACGTTCCCAAAGGTGACAATGTCCTCAATCCTCCTGAAGGTGGGATGAATAACTTTAGTGATGTAGATCCTAGATCCAAGGGAGGGGCTAGCCAAGCAAAAGCAAGAGCTGAGTTTCTCAAGGAAAATTCTGCTCAACTACAATCAGAGAAATCAACAAATAATCCAGGTGAAGCTGCTAGTCGTATTGGTTCCGATGCAGGAAGATTAGGCAGAAATATTCAACAAAAAGCTGGAGATGTAGGAGAAAAAGCTCAAGGAACAGCTGAAGATTTTGCTAAAGGAGCTAGAAAAGGACTGGAAAATATCAAGGAAAATATCCAGGATGCTGGTAACTACGCAAAAGAAGTTGGTAGAGATACAGTTGGCAATCCTCGCAGTTAA
- a CDS encoding DUF6658 family protein, whose amino-acid sequence MNSLTAFLKKLQIRQVLTVFLAGLLLIVGTACSKPYPNAANPNNPPVQAGGANNPYKNGGDSYTNLKMSKSGRDQASSQLNTQLIATTNSEELLYPGAETPVGRAYKEGELPLKSERDFQQPEPGGQIQYESNVGERVKGRLETVKEAVEEASGFLKDKADEAGARPELKPNPAVNR is encoded by the coding sequence GTGAACAGTTTAACTGCTTTTTTAAAAAAACTGCAAATTCGCCAAGTTTTAACTGTATTTTTGGCAGGATTATTGTTGATAGTTGGTACTGCTTGTAGTAAACCCTACCCTAACGCAGCAAATCCCAATAATCCACCTGTACAAGCTGGTGGCGCAAATAATCCCTACAAAAATGGTGGAGACAGTTACACAAATTTGAAAATGTCCAAGTCTGGACGTGATCAAGCTAGTTCACAGCTAAATACACAACTAATTGCTACCACCAATAGTGAAGAACTGCTTTACCCAGGTGCAGAAACCCCCGTAGGTAGAGCATACAAAGAGGGTGAATTGCCATTGAAATCTGAAAGAGATTTTCAGCAACCTGAACCTGGTGGACAGATTCAATACGAATCAAATGTAGGCGAAAGAGTTAAAGGAAGACTTGAGACTGTCAAAGAGGCAGTTGAAGAAGCATCTGGCTTTTTGAAAGATAAGGCAGACGAAGCTGGTGCTAGACCTGAATTAAAACCGAATCCAGCAGTGAATAGATAA
- a CDS encoding lysylphosphatidylglycerol synthase domain-containing protein, with protein sequence MIKKILRWLILGGTLFFLATALKNNWQEISAIHIDAAGWAIIAIATGVTLLAHTWAGWIWTWILKDLNHSVQSSSFIYVYLKTNIAKYLPGNVWHYYGRIMAAKNANVSASAATLSVLLEPLLMAAAALVIVLLGGFVVTVNTSLAVRVVQIIGLVIVLGAIHPRFLNPLIRFLHRLKTRKSHTATSDVNLAMKNYPLQPLLGEIGFLGLRGTGFILILYALEPLNWSQIPILLGAFSFAWLLGLVVPGAPGGLGVFETTAIALLQNNFPAAVVISAMGVYRLMSIVAETSGAVLATLDERFFK encoded by the coding sequence ATGATCAAGAAAATTTTACGCTGGCTAATTTTGGGTGGAACATTATTTTTTTTAGCAACAGCTTTAAAAAATAATTGGCAAGAAATTTCTGCTATTCACATTGATGCAGCAGGATGGGCAATTATCGCGATCGCTACGGGTGTAACTTTACTAGCACACACTTGGGCAGGTTGGATATGGACTTGGATTCTCAAAGATTTAAATCACTCAGTGCAGTCTTCCTCCTTCATCTATGTTTACTTAAAAACTAATATTGCTAAGTATTTACCTGGTAATGTTTGGCATTACTACGGGCGAATTATGGCAGCGAAAAATGCAAATGTTTCAGCTAGTGCAGCTACTCTGAGCGTATTATTAGAACCATTACTAATGGCAGCAGCAGCTTTGGTTATTGTCCTGCTGGGTGGTTTTGTAGTTACAGTTAATACTAGTTTAGCTGTACGAGTAGTGCAAATAATTGGTTTGGTTATAGTTCTTGGTGCAATCCATCCCCGTTTTTTGAACCCATTAATTCGCTTTTTACACCGATTGAAAACTAGAAAATCTCATACTGCTACTTCCGATGTCAATTTAGCCATGAAAAACTATCCACTCCAACCTTTGTTAGGAGAGATAGGTTTTTTAGGATTACGTGGTACAGGTTTTATTTTAATTTTATATGCTTTGGAGCCTTTGAATTGGAGTCAAATTCCTATATTGCTGGGGGCTTTCAGTTTCGCTTGGTTACTAGGGTTAGTTGTTCCAGGTGCGCCAGGTGGGTTAGGTGTGTTTGAAACAACAGCGATCGCACTATTACAAAATAATTTTCCTGCGGCAGTAGTAATAAGTGCAATGGGCGTATATCGATTGATGAGTATAGTAGCCGAAACTAGTGGTGCAGTCCTAGCTACCTTAGACGAACGCTTTTTTAAATAA